One Desulfonatronovibrio hydrogenovorans DSM 9292 DNA segment encodes these proteins:
- a CDS encoding GGDEF domain-containing response regulator produces the protein MKTRTNREITKPLRECLNLVFPPVMPMLVREAAKPAPDLEELARIVALDPGLTVTILSLANSSYYGLTQKVSDLKRAMVVLGSKEILKLAISVTLKKSLSLKLGRCRHVEFQNWAVMLWGALASDMLARKAAPTEADNVYICALVKDLSLLLLCCSEDPKLKKHASLCLEGEQGILCLRENQLEEEHKAWGITHARLTMDLLEYWGFPEGGCMMLADHHDLENIQDHEPAVQTLILGTYWAEVEMGGQDMSRLFQVRGMVKGLFGLDENEFEQMRSRISSGFRAMCQNLSLTPEKEDVVFCDFPVHRIQDLYFTVQEVQDVQGGLQDVVRTLVKHLYWLWGIDAFEVCLLSPITHESILFSWTRDQGIMSQKESMAQEHTGAGIQFFLGTYGYLRIKKVVDEETLSELDLYAGFLTRNFETYFYRTLKTTSKARLMDFMPVGVARLSSRARVLQVNRRFREIFSLNQDPTGRDFWELARGIVQQDEDDSWKHFVSGRTQRFSKIFCPLEPSAINPDSPCWHMTAHRVTMEGDLQILIILEDVAEISTLEQDIVRQGEYLRGIINSMQDLVFTIDEQGTILFTSPGCSRQLVGKNFFRLSNPSSVLAGTWGPGILTEKTGPVEVSFFTEDSVKSLELIISRLSGHSRPQYLVVGRDLTMIRRLEEKIKKQATFDHLTAVFNRHQFSIFLDREILRSRRKGSGLGIIFFDLDRFKEFNDRYGHQEGDAALKNFGKTLINNSRKGMDYPCRFGGDEFVLLVTDADRTGLEDLVNRLVESYSTGHDFDLTLSIGMAILNEGETKEQFLDRADKALFKAKAISGNAFVWAENS, from the coding sequence ATGAAGACCCGGACAAACAGGGAGATAACCAAGCCTTTAAGGGAATGCTTGAATCTGGTTTTTCCTCCAGTTATGCCCATGCTTGTCCGGGAGGCGGCCAAGCCGGCTCCGGATCTGGAGGAGCTGGCCAGGATCGTGGCCCTGGATCCAGGGCTGACAGTCACGATTCTATCTCTGGCCAATTCTTCCTATTACGGTTTGACCCAGAAGGTCAGTGATCTCAAAAGGGCCATGGTGGTCCTGGGCAGCAAGGAGATACTCAAGCTGGCCATTTCCGTTACCCTGAAAAAGAGCCTGTCCCTGAAGCTGGGCAGGTGCAGGCATGTCGAGTTTCAGAACTGGGCAGTGATGCTCTGGGGCGCCCTTGCTTCGGATATGCTGGCCAGAAAGGCGGCTCCCACAGAGGCGGACAACGTATATATCTGCGCTCTGGTCAAGGACCTGTCTCTGCTCCTTCTGTGCTGTTCAGAAGATCCAAAACTAAAAAAGCATGCCTCCCTCTGTCTGGAAGGTGAGCAGGGGATTCTTTGCCTCAGGGAGAATCAGCTGGAGGAGGAGCACAAGGCCTGGGGTATTACTCACGCCCGCCTGACCATGGACCTTCTGGAGTACTGGGGGTTTCCAGAGGGTGGGTGCATGATGCTGGCTGACCATCATGACCTGGAAAATATCCAGGATCATGAACCGGCTGTCCAGACCCTGATCCTGGGGACCTACTGGGCTGAAGTGGAGATGGGCGGGCAGGACATGTCCAGGCTGTTTCAGGTCAGGGGAATGGTCAAAGGCCTTTTCGGTCTTGATGAGAACGAATTTGAACAGATGAGGTCCAGGATATCATCCGGATTCAGGGCCATGTGTCAGAACCTGTCCCTGACCCCGGAAAAGGAAGATGTTGTTTTTTGTGACTTTCCGGTCCACAGGATCCAGGATCTTTATTTCACTGTCCAGGAGGTCCAGGATGTCCAGGGCGGGCTGCAGGATGTGGTCAGGACCCTGGTCAAGCACCTGTACTGGCTGTGGGGGATTGATGCCTTTGAAGTCTGTCTGCTTTCCCCAATTACCCATGAATCAATTCTTTTTTCCTGGACCAGGGACCAGGGGATCATGTCCCAGAAGGAAAGCATGGCCCAGGAGCATACCGGGGCCGGGATCCAGTTTTTTCTGGGAACCTATGGATACCTCCGGATCAAGAAGGTGGTGGACGAGGAAACTCTGTCCGAACTGGACCTTTATGCCGGCTTTTTAACCAGAAATTTTGAGACATACTTTTACCGGACTCTGAAGACAACTTCCAAGGCCAGGCTTATGGATTTCATGCCTGTGGGAGTGGCCAGGCTCTCAAGCCGGGCCAGGGTGCTCCAGGTCAACAGGCGCTTCAGAGAGATATTCAGCCTGAACCAGGATCCCACTGGCCGGGATTTCTGGGAACTGGCCCGGGGCATTGTCCAGCAGGATGAGGATGATTCATGGAAACATTTTGTCAGCGGCAGGACCCAGCGGTTCAGCAAGATTTTCTGCCCCCTGGAGCCGTCAGCCATCAACCCTGACTCCCCCTGCTGGCATATGACCGCTCACCGGGTGACCATGGAGGGAGACCTCCAGATCCTGATCATCCTGGAGGATGTTGCTGAGATATCGACCCTGGAGCAGGACATAGTCAGGCAGGGAGAATATCTGCGCGGGATTATCAACTCCATGCAGGACCTTGTCTTTACCATAGATGAGCAGGGCACAATCCTTTTTACGTCGCCGGGCTGCAGCCGGCAGCTGGTTGGCAAGAATTTCTTCAGGCTGAGCAATCCTTCTTCGGTCCTGGCCGGAACCTGGGGTCCGGGGATTTTGACTGAAAAGACCGGTCCGGTTGAAGTCAGTTTTTTTACCGAAGATTCAGTCAAGTCCCTGGAGCTGATAATCTCCAGACTGAGCGGGCATTCCAGGCCTCAGTACCTGGTGGTAGGCAGGGATCTGACCATGATCAGGCGCCTGGAGGAAAAAATCAAGAAGCAGGCAACCTTTGATCACCTTACAGCCGTGTTCAACAGGCATCAGTTCTCCATATTCCTGGACAGGGAGATCCTGAGGTCCAGGAGAAAGGGCAGCGGACTGGGCATAATTTTTTTCGATCTGGACAGGTTCAAGGAATTCAACGACAGGTACGGTCACCAGGAAGGTGACGCTGCCCTGAAAAATTTTGGAAAGACACTGATCAATAACTCCAGAAAAGGGATGGACTACCCCTGCCGGTTTGGCGGGGACGAGTTCGTGCTCCTGGTTACTGATGCCGACCGGACCGGTCTTGAGGACCTGGTAAATCGACTGGTAGAGTCCTACAGCACAGGACATGACTTTGATCTGACCCTGAGTATCGGAATGGCCATTTTGAATGAAGGTGAAACCAAGGAACAGTTTCTGGACAGGGCTGACAAGGCCCTGTTCAAGGCCAAGGCAATCAGCGGCAACGCCTTTGTCTGGGCTGAAAACAGTTAG
- a CDS encoding 1,4-dihydroxy-6-naphthoate synthase, with protein MSSREGLMTLRAAISPCPNDTFIFGAWILGLVGDIPGVRTRFGWEDVQTLNEMAGQDQADLIKVSAVTALGLEHRYALLRAGGAFGLEHGPKLVVLRGAGSKPARVAVPGLQTTAYALLRAAVDHDFQTVPMPFDRIPGAVSRQEVDAGLLIHETALVHKALGFEVLLDLGDWWREKTSGLPLPLGMIVIRKDLGREMKTEAEEIIRRSISAAGEKRTVVDPLIRQLARELDPLVIEQHIRAYVNRFSLDTGQEGGLALARLRQVAGIG; from the coding sequence ATGAGCAGCCGGGAAGGGCTGATGACCTTGAGGGCAGCCATATCACCCTGCCCCAATGATACCTTTATATTCGGGGCCTGGATTCTGGGTCTGGTGGGGGACATCCCTGGAGTCAGGACCAGATTTGGCTGGGAGGATGTCCAGACCCTGAATGAAATGGCCGGCCAGGACCAGGCCGACCTGATAAAAGTTTCTGCTGTTACGGCCCTTGGCCTTGAGCACCGCTATGCTCTGCTCAGGGCTGGAGGTGCCTTTGGCCTTGAACATGGTCCCAAGCTGGTTGTTTTGAGGGGAGCCGGCAGCAAGCCGGCCAGAGTGGCTGTTCCCGGCCTGCAGACAACAGCTTATGCCCTGCTCAGGGCAGCTGTGGACCATGACTTTCAGACTGTGCCCATGCCTTTTGACCGGATTCCCGGGGCTGTAAGCAGACAGGAGGTTGATGCCGGGCTGCTCATCCATGAGACCGCCCTGGTCCACAAGGCCCTGGGATTTGAAGTGCTCCTGGACCTGGGAGACTGGTGGCGGGAAAAAACGTCCGGCCTGCCCCTTCCCCTGGGAATGATAGTGATCCGGAAGGATCTTGGCCGGGAAATGAAGACAGAGGCCGAGGAAATCATCAGGCGGAGCATATCTGCGGCCGGAGAAAAAAGGACAGTGGTTGATCCTCTTATCAGGCAGCTGGCCAGGGAGCTGGACCCTCTGGTCATAGAGCAGCATATCCGGGCCTATGTCAACAGGTTCAGCCTGGATACGGGGCAGGAGGGCGGGCTGGCCCTTGCCCGCCTGAGGCAGGTTGCCGGGATTGGATAA
- the tsaA gene encoding tRNA (N6-threonylcarbamoyladenosine(37)-N6)-methyltransferase TrmO produces the protein MKKINQFHLKTIGYADSSFKNIQECPFQGDEQCPPVRIRILPDYSQGLEKLTPGMDLIILTWLDRADRETLKCRPRNDPQLPVHGVFATRSPNRPNPIGLHQVRLLEMEDKNLLVHPLEVVDQTPVLDIKPVLRSKDHFHPVKKYFSDQEIKSLLNASARACSKGLLNGLNGNLSLKKQDMVLITSSGSAKGFLSIDHLCILDLSTGQQVAGNGQPSSEALMHLEIYRQQPQARAIAHTHPPDLLCLDGLFGHIPLENAQLFEAEAIRKQLSYIPGLVPGSRELAEAAGLKAKSHSCILMHAHGLTCWGPTLEQAVALCDEIEALARIELNSMLLKNIRPG, from the coding sequence ATGAAAAAAATCAACCAGTTCCACCTTAAAACCATTGGATATGCAGACTCGTCCTTTAAAAACATCCAGGAATGCCCATTTCAGGGCGATGAACAGTGTCCGCCGGTCCGGATCCGGATTCTGCCCGACTATTCCCAGGGTCTTGAAAAGCTGACCCCGGGCATGGACCTTATTATCCTGACCTGGCTGGACCGGGCTGACCGGGAAACCCTGAAATGCAGGCCCAGAAATGATCCTCAACTGCCTGTACACGGCGTCTTTGCCACCCGCAGCCCCAACAGACCCAATCCCATTGGTCTGCACCAGGTCCGGCTTTTGGAGATGGAAGACAAAAATCTCCTGGTCCATCCCCTGGAAGTAGTGGACCAGACCCCGGTGCTGGACATCAAACCAGTTCTGAGATCAAAAGATCACTTTCACCCGGTGAAGAAATACTTTTCAGATCAGGAAATAAAATCTCTGCTCAATGCCTCGGCCAGGGCCTGCTCCAAGGGTCTTCTCAATGGACTCAACGGAAACCTCAGCCTGAAAAAGCAGGATATGGTCCTGATCACCAGTTCCGGCAGCGCCAAAGGGTTTCTGTCCATTGACCATCTGTGCATCCTGGACCTGTCCACTGGACAGCAGGTTGCAGGCAATGGCCAGCCCTCTTCCGAGGCCCTGATGCATCTGGAAATTTACAGGCAGCAGCCCCAGGCCCGGGCCATAGCCCACACCCATCCCCCGGACCTGCTTTGTCTCGACGGACTTTTTGGACATATCCCCCTGGAAAATGCTCAACTGTTTGAGGCAGAGGCGATCAGAAAGCAGCTCTCATATATTCCTGGGCTTGTCCCGGGAAGCAGGGAGCTGGCTGAGGCAGCAGGACTGAAAGCAAAAAGCCACTCATGCATCCTGATGCACGCCCACGGTCTGACCTGCTGGGGTCCGACTCTGGAACAGGCAGTGGCTCTGTGCGATGAAATAGAAGCCCTGGCCCGGATCGAACTGAACAGCATGCTCCTCAAAAATATCCGTCCGGGCTGA
- a CDS encoding ubiquinone/menaquinone biosynthesis methyltransferase: MNRTGHGRMVAGYFASIAGWYDFLNHFLSFGLDVYWRNRLVRHVRAPENGLVLDLAAGTMDVTSKILSKYPGVQVLAADFTLPMLTRGQKKVAFRAGDVIPVQADGRALPVPDRSIDTVTIAFGIRNIVPRPEAYQEILRVLKPGGRLCILEFGTGRKKIWQGLYNFYLNRVLPFIGRAISRDKGAYSYLADTIRHFPDSSRLALEMKQAGFSRVFYYPLSSGIVYIHVGEKGRD; the protein is encoded by the coding sequence ATGAACCGGACCGGGCACGGCAGAATGGTTGCCGGGTATTTTGCAAGCATTGCCGGCTGGTATGATTTTCTGAATCACTTTTTGAGCTTTGGTCTGGATGTTTACTGGAGGAACAGGCTAGTCAGGCATGTGCGGGCACCTGAAAACGGCCTGGTCCTGGATCTGGCTGCCGGGACCATGGACGTGACCAGCAAGATTCTCAGCAAGTACCCTGGAGTTCAGGTCCTGGCGGCTGACTTCACCCTGCCCATGCTGACCAGGGGGCAGAAAAAAGTGGCCTTCAGAGCCGGGGATGTAATTCCGGTCCAGGCCGACGGCAGGGCTCTGCCTGTACCTGACCGGAGCATTGACACTGTGACCATAGCTTTTGGCATCCGGAATATTGTTCCCAGGCCAGAGGCGTACCAGGAGATACTCCGGGTTCTCAAGCCCGGGGGCAGACTCTGCATTCTGGAGTTCGGCACCGGCAGAAAAAAAATCTGGCAGGGTCTTTACAATTTCTACCTGAACAGGGTCCTTCCCTTTATTGGCAGGGCCATTTCCAGGGACAAAGGAGCTTATTCATACCTGGCTGATACCATAAGACATTTTCCTGACTCATCCCGGCTGGCCCTGGAAATGAAACAGGCAGGATTTTCCAGGGTTTTTTATTATCCGTTGAGTTCCGGGATCGTATATATTCATGTGGGAGAAAAAGGCAGAGACTAG
- the mqnB gene encoding futalosine hydrolase encodes MILFAAATRKEMDFFLKGHLALDVLDQDHPVCSFKNRQLGFLICGVGPLNAAIHLERFLASDSRVQAVLNVGIAGSYDLDQLPLGSVVEAGMEIWPEYGVLTDPFFADPRQLGFPLSGSGSDAVWNRIELDPDHFREKAGLPAVPCPCRGISITVAGVSSSPERPQALKSRFQADIENMEGFALAYCCHLRSIPFAEIRTISNLAGSRDKSDWDFRAAFSSLNTIWPMLWSGSDS; translated from the coding sequence ATGATTTTATTTGCTGCTGCCACCCGGAAGGAGATGGATTTTTTTTTAAAAGGGCATCTGGCCCTGGATGTCCTGGATCAGGATCATCCAGTCTGCTCCTTTAAAAACAGGCAGCTGGGCTTTCTGATCTGCGGGGTGGGTCCTCTTAATGCGGCGATTCACCTGGAACGTTTCCTGGCATCAGACAGCAGAGTCCAGGCGGTTTTGAATGTTGGCATTGCCGGAAGCTATGACCTTGATCAGCTGCCTCTGGGTTCGGTGGTGGAGGCGGGAATGGAGATCTGGCCGGAATACGGAGTGTTGACTGACCCTTTTTTTGCAGACCCCAGGCAGCTGGGCTTTCCACTGTCCGGAAGCGGTTCAGACGCGGTCTGGAACCGGATTGAACTGGATCCGGACCACTTCCGGGAAAAAGCGGGCCTGCCTGCTGTTCCCTGTCCATGCCGGGGGATCAGCATAACAGTGGCTGGAGTGAGTTCCAGTCCCGAACGGCCCCAGGCCCTCAAGTCCCGGTTTCAGGCTGATATTGAAAACATGGAGGGGTTTGCCCTGGCCTACTGCTGCCACCTGAGGTCCATTCCCTTTGCCGAGATCAGGACCATATCCAACCTGGCCGGCTCCAGGGATAAGTCTGACTGGGATTTCAGAGCTGCTTTTTCGTCCCTGAACACGATCTGGCCGATGCTCTGGTCCGGGAGTGACTCATGA
- a CDS encoding phosphoribosylformylglycinamidine synthase subunit PurS, with amino-acid sequence MLVKLELDLLPRVEDVQGKRTADKIRNQLNIPVDSVRTIACYTISGITGMQQQEVLEKEVLFDPVLHRPSYTPQAADFDWIIEVGFRPGVTDNQGRTATQTLRMVLGSSDNKIRVYTSRQFLIKGRLSRDQVTHIARDLLANELIERFEIKNSQEWAEEPGFKLVEPRVTGQASDLVETIVLEGLKDEELMNLSREKVLALSLEEMQTIRDYYRDPRIKRQRADLGLPDQPTDVELECLAQTWSEHCKHKIFNARIKYSNTDTGRDTVIESLFNTYIAGSTADIRRARGDGDFCRSVFKDNAGVISFDQDLDVCIKVETHNSPSALDPYGGALTGIVGVNRDPMGTGMGADLLCNTDVFCFASPFHDDPLPPRLLHPRRVMEGVREGVEHGGNKSGIPTVNGAVVFEDRYLGKPLVFCGTVGTIPASIHGRPGHEKKALPGDLIVMTGGRIGKDGIHGATFSSEELHEGSPATAVQIGDPITQRKMYDFIIRARNLGLYNAITDNGAGGLSSSVGEMAEDSGGCDLDLSLAPLKYDGLNPWEILLSEAQERMTLAVPPENRDRFLSLAREMDVEATVLGRFTSDKMFRVFYGKKPVGCLEMDFLHNGLSRMELEAVWTRPEFPDPPVESGERDGAELLKTMLSRLNICSREYIIRQYDHEVQGGSAVKPLVGVASDGPGDAAVVRPDLGKDRGLVISNGICPRFSDFDAYWMMANAIDEAVRNNVAAGGDIRHMAGVDNFCWCDPVHSPRNPDGRYKLAQLVRANQALAHFCRAYGVPCISGKDSMKNDYVFGEIKISIPPTVLYSVISVIEDVNRCVTSDFKFPEEDIFILGLTGRELGGSEYYSELGIKAGEVPQVDAVSARKRYLALNLAMEKGLVTACHDLSDGGLGVALAEMAIGGRIGAEVDLSRVPAVPGMAWTEILFSESASRLLVTLRPECRQAFEALFQGEHMAWIGRTTALPELVMAEDGRTLFKAPVTDLVQAWKKTLDW; translated from the coding sequence ATGCTGGTTAAACTAGAACTTGATCTGCTTCCCAGGGTTGAGGATGTCCAGGGCAAAAGGACTGCAGACAAGATTAGAAATCAACTGAACATTCCTGTTGACTCGGTCAGGACCATAGCCTGTTATACTATTTCCGGAATAACCGGGATGCAGCAGCAGGAAGTGCTGGAAAAAGAGGTCCTGTTCGACCCTGTGCTGCACCGTCCCTCCTATACACCGCAGGCCGCGGATTTCGACTGGATCATCGAGGTCGGGTTCAGACCCGGAGTCACCGACAACCAGGGCCGGACCGCGACCCAGACCCTGAGGATGGTCCTGGGGTCCAGCGATAATAAGATCCGGGTGTATACCAGCAGGCAGTTTCTCATCAAAGGCCGCTTGAGCAGGGACCAGGTTACGCATATTGCCAGGGATCTGCTGGCCAATGAACTCATCGAGCGCTTTGAAATCAAGAACAGTCAGGAATGGGCAGAAGAACCGGGATTCAAACTGGTTGAACCCAGGGTGACCGGCCAGGCCAGCGACCTGGTGGAAACCATTGTCCTGGAAGGATTGAAGGATGAGGAACTCATGAACCTGAGCCGGGAAAAGGTACTGGCCCTGAGCCTGGAGGAGATGCAGACCATCAGGGACTATTACCGTGATCCCCGGATCAAAAGGCAGCGGGCAGACCTGGGCCTGCCGGACCAGCCCACCGATGTTGAGCTGGAGTGCCTGGCCCAGACCTGGTCAGAACACTGCAAACATAAGATATTCAATGCCCGGATAAAGTACAGCAATACTGATACCGGGCGGGACACGGTCATTGAAAGCCTTTTCAACACGTATATTGCCGGGAGTACTGCGGACATCCGCCGGGCCAGGGGGGATGGCGACTTCTGCCGGTCAGTGTTCAAGGACAATGCCGGAGTCATCAGCTTTGATCAGGACCTGGATGTCTGCATCAAGGTCGAAACCCATAACAGCCCTTCGGCCCTTGATCCTTATGGAGGGGCCCTGACCGGCATTGTCGGGGTCAACCGGGATCCCATGGGAACCGGCATGGGCGCGGACCTGCTTTGCAACACAGATGTGTTCTGCTTTGCATCACCGTTTCATGATGACCCCCTTCCTCCCAGGCTCCTGCATCCCAGGCGGGTCATGGAAGGGGTCCGGGAAGGGGTTGAGCACGGAGGAAATAAATCCGGAATCCCCACGGTCAACGGAGCTGTGGTCTTTGAGGACAGATATCTGGGCAAGCCCCTGGTATTCTGCGGAACCGTAGGCACCATCCCGGCCAGCATTCACGGCAGACCCGGCCATGAAAAAAAGGCTCTGCCCGGTGACCTCATCGTCATGACTGGAGGGCGCATCGGCAAGGACGGGATTCACGGGGCCACTTTTTCCTCTGAGGAACTGCACGAGGGATCACCAGCCACTGCAGTTCAGATCGGAGACCCCATCACCCAGCGCAAGATGTACGACTTCATCATCCGGGCCAGGAATCTGGGTCTGTACAATGCCATAACCGACAACGGGGCCGGCGGACTGTCCTCATCAGTGGGAGAAATGGCTGAAGACAGCGGCGGGTGCGACCTGGACCTGAGCCTGGCTCCTCTCAAGTATGACGGCCTCAATCCCTGGGAAATACTCCTGTCCGAGGCCCAGGAGCGGATGACCCTTGCTGTTCCGCCGGAAAACAGAGACCGGTTTTTAAGCCTGGCCAGGGAGATGGATGTGGAGGCCACAGTGCTGGGCCGGTTTACTTCAGATAAAATGTTCCGGGTTTTTTACGGTAAAAAACCAGTGGGCTGCCTGGAAATGGACTTTCTGCATAACGGGCTTTCCAGAATGGAACTGGAAGCCGTCTGGACCCGGCCCGAGTTTCCAGATCCTCCGGTGGAGTCAGGAGAGCGGGATGGAGCTGAGCTGCTCAAGACAATGCTGTCCAGGCTCAATATCTGTTCCCGGGAATATATTATCAGGCAGTATGACCATGAGGTCCAGGGCGGAAGCGCTGTCAAGCCCCTGGTGGGTGTGGCCAGCGACGGACCCGGAGATGCGGCTGTTGTCCGTCCGGACCTTGGCAAGGACAGGGGTCTGGTCATATCCAACGGGATATGTCCCAGGTTCAGCGACTTTGACGCCTACTGGATGATGGCCAATGCCATTGATGAGGCTGTCCGGAATAACGTGGCTGCTGGCGGAGATATCAGACACATGGCCGGGGTGGACAATTTCTGCTGGTGCGACCCGGTCCATTCACCCAGAAATCCTGATGGAAGATACAAGCTGGCCCAGCTGGTCCGGGCCAACCAGGCCCTGGCCCACTTCTGCCGGGCCTACGGGGTGCCCTGTATTTCCGGGAAGGACTCCATGAAAAATGACTACGTTTTTGGAGAGATCAAGATCTCCATCCCGCCCACGGTCCTGTATTCTGTGATCAGTGTCATTGAAGATGTCAACAGGTGCGTGACATCGGATTTCAAGTTCCCGGAAGAGGACATCTTTATCCTGGGCCTGACCGGCAGGGAGCTGGGCGGAAGCGAGTATTATTCAGAACTGGGGATCAAGGCCGGAGAGGTGCCCCAGGTGGACGCTGTTTCAGCCCGGAAAAGATATCTTGCCCTGAATCTGGCCATGGAAAAAGGCCTGGTCACAGCCTGCCACGACCTTTCCGACGGCGGCCTGGGGGTTGCCCTGGCTGAAATGGCCATTGGAGGCCGGATCGGGGCAGAGGTTGACCTGTCCAGGGTGCCGGCGGTCCCGGGCATGGCCTGGACAGAGATCCTTTTCAGTGAGTCAGCCAGCCGGCTCCTGGTTACGCTGAGACCGGAATGCCGGCAAGCCTTTGAAGCCCTTTTTCAAGGGGAGCATATGGCCTGGATAGGCAGGACCACTGCCCTGCCTGAACTGGTGATGGCCGAGGACGGCCGGACCCTGTTCAAAGCCCCGGTCACCGACCTGGTCCAGGCCTGGAAAAAGACCCTTGACTGGTAG
- a CDS encoding DUF2065 domain-containing protein, with amino-acid sequence MQFDLAFFLCALGLAFILEGIPYFVWAEKMPRFLELLSKQPPSNLRRMGFTAIILGVLVIFLGRSLI; translated from the coding sequence ATGCAGTTTGACCTGGCCTTTTTCCTGTGCGCCCTTGGGCTGGCTTTCATCCTGGAGGGCATCCCCTATTTTGTCTGGGCCGAAAAAATGCCCAGGTTCCTGGAACTCCTTTCCAAACAGCCCCCTTCCAATCTGAGACGGATGGGATTTACAGCCATCATCCTGGGAGTACTGGTCATCTTTCTGGGCCGAAGCCTGATCTAG
- a CDS encoding polyprenyl synthetase family protein — MKKLKDFFAGELPVVNKVLYQEIKGLNPLVREVGEHVLMAGGKRLRPMLTILTAACFGGSKKDIHPLACSLELLHSATLIHDDILDNANVRRGRESVHLVFGLKRAILAGDAFLALANMIVARYDVPAMNFCVAEAIQRTVTGEILEIDNLRNPEMDEQAYLEIVTGKTAYLIQAACSCGAMAAGVAPDILDKASSFGLNLGIAFQLVDDALDYAADAELLGKPLGGDLKEGKITLPLILHLKSLPGTERNELLERISADSLDQDEIQNIIKSIQQAGLDRRVRARADEYLKSAGLCLDVFPASPQKELLEEMLELVRTRRF; from the coding sequence ATGAAAAAGCTGAAAGATTTTTTTGCCGGAGAACTTCCGGTTGTGAACAAGGTGCTGTATCAGGAAATAAAGGGCCTGAACCCCCTGGTCCGGGAAGTCGGTGAGCACGTGCTCATGGCCGGGGGCAAGAGGCTGCGCCCCATGCTGACCATTCTCACGGCAGCCTGTTTTGGCGGTTCAAAAAAGGATATTCATCCCCTGGCCTGCTCCCTGGAACTGCTGCATTCGGCCACCCTGATCCATGACGATATTCTGGATAACGCCAATGTAAGAAGGGGCAGGGAGTCAGTCCACCTTGTCTTTGGTCTGAAGCGGGCCATACTGGCCGGGGATGCCTTTCTGGCCCTGGCCAATATGATCGTGGCCCGGTATGATGTTCCGGCCATGAACTTCTGTGTGGCCGAAGCCATTCAAAGGACCGTGACCGGGGAGATCCTGGAGATCGACAATCTGCGGAATCCTGAGATGGATGAGCAGGCCTATCTGGAAATTGTCACCGGCAAGACCGCATACCTGATTCAGGCGGCCTGTTCCTGCGGAGCCATGGCCGCTGGAGTGGCACCGGATATTCTGGACAAGGCCTCATCTTTCGGTCTGAACCTGGGGATCGCTTTTCAGCTTGTGGACGATGCCCTGGACTATGCTGCAGATGCTGAACTTCTGGGCAAGCCCCTGGGCGGAGATTTAAAGGAAGGCAAAATTACCCTGCCCTTGATCCTGCACCTGAAAAGTCTGCCCGGAACAGAACGCAATGAGCTCCTGGAAAGAATTTCAGCTGATTCCCTGGATCAGGATGAGATCCAGAATATAATCAAAAGCATTCAGCAGGCCGGGCTGGATCGCCGGGTCAGAGCCAGAGCGGATGAGTATCTGAAGAGTGCCGGGCTGTGCCTGGATGTATTTCCGGCTTCTCCCCAGAAGGAACTGCTGGAGGAAATGCTGGAGCTGGTCAGAACCAGAAGGTTTTAA